Proteins from one Bacteroides zhangwenhongii genomic window:
- a CDS encoding sugar O-acetyltransferase, whose translation MTTEDFKEYVKTRKALNTEEIHRLMDDMSNEARRITFQLNTVYHTPDEVRRLLSGLFGYQVPSSLRVFPPFYTDFGKNITVGEGVFINACCHFQDHGGVTIGDGCQIGHNVVFATLNHGLAPQDRKTTYPAPIVLGKNVWIGSNATILQGVTIGDNAVVGAGAVVTKDVAANTVVGGIPAHFIKVIEE comes from the coding sequence ATGACTACCGAGGATTTTAAGGAATATGTAAAGACGCGCAAGGCGCTTAATACAGAAGAAATACATCGTTTGATGGACGATATGAGCAATGAGGCAAGACGTATCACCTTCCAACTGAATACGGTATATCATACACCGGACGAAGTGCGCCGATTACTCTCCGGGTTGTTCGGTTATCAGGTGCCATCGTCGCTTCGGGTCTTTCCACCGTTTTATACGGATTTCGGTAAGAATATTACCGTTGGTGAGGGTGTGTTTATTAATGCCTGCTGTCATTTTCAGGATCATGGTGGTGTGACTATTGGCGATGGTTGCCAGATCGGGCATAATGTCGTTTTTGCTACACTTAATCACGGGTTGGCTCCGCAAGACCGTAAAACGACTTATCCTGCACCTATCGTACTCGGCAAGAATGTATGGATAGGTTCTAATGCGACGATTCTTCAGGGAGTGACTATCGGTGATAATGCTGTTGTAGGTGCCGGAGCTGTAGTGACAAAAGATGTGGCGGCGAATACGGTTGTAGGTGGCATTCCTGCACATTTTATCAAAGTAATAGAAGAATGA
- a CDS encoding carboxymuconolactone decarboxylase family protein encodes MNKLLLFSVFSILTLNVMAQEKIVQTAGRDQLGTFATKFAELNDDVLFGEVWSRTDKLGLRDRSLVTITSLISMGITDNSLVYHLQSAKKNGITRTEIAEIITHIGFYAGWPKAWAAFNLAKGVWSEDIVGEDAKTAFQREMIFPIGEPNTAYAQYFIGNSYLAPVSREQVNISNVTFEPRCRNNWHIHRATKGGGQMLIGVAGRGWYQEEGKPAVEILPGTVIHIPANVKHWHGAAADSWFAHLAFEVSGENTSNEWLEPVTDDEYNKLEQTKR; translated from the coding sequence ATGAATAAACTCCTATTGTTTTCAGTATTTAGTATTTTAACACTCAATGTTATGGCACAGGAAAAGATAGTACAGACGGCAGGACGCGACCAGTTAGGAACGTTTGCCACAAAGTTTGCGGAACTCAATGACGATGTTCTCTTTGGAGAAGTTTGGAGCCGCACTGATAAACTCGGTCTGCGTGACCGCAGTTTAGTGACCATTACCTCCCTTATCAGTATGGGAATCACGGACAATTCGCTCGTTTATCATCTTCAGTCGGCGAAGAAGAACGGCATCACCCGCACGGAGATCGCAGAGATTATCACTCATATAGGTTTCTATGCAGGTTGGCCGAAAGCGTGGGCAGCGTTCAATTTGGCAAAAGGAGTATGGTCTGAAGATATTGTTGGTGAGGATGCCAAAACAGCTTTCCAGCGTGAGATGATTTTCCCTATTGGCGAACCCAATACAGCCTATGCACAGTATTTTATTGGTAACAGTTATCTTGCTCCGGTTTCGCGCGAGCAGGTGAATATCTCTAACGTTACTTTTGAACCGCGTTGCCGTAATAACTGGCATATTCACCGTGCAACGAAAGGTGGCGGACAAATGCTTATCGGTGTAGCCGGTCGAGGCTGGTATCAGGAAGAAGGTAAACCGGCGGTAGAGATTCTGCCTGGTACGGTTATCCATATTCCTGCCAATGTGAAACACTGGCACGGAGCTGCTGCCGACAGTTGGTTTGCTCATCTGGCTTTCGAAGTTTCCGGTGAAAACACTTCCAATGAGTGGCTTGAACCGGTTACAGATGACGAGTATAACAAACTCGAACAGACTAAACGATGA
- a CDS encoding helix-turn-helix domain-containing protein: MEEVIKLDEVDKYNKLFGLETRHPLVSVVDLSKATQWPEHCKINYGVYALYLKDTYCGNIMYGRQSYDYQDGTIVSFAPGQIVETKMIKDVQPNAHGILFHPDLIRGTALGQEIKNYSFFSYETREALHLSEEERETVMDCLHKIEIELKHNIDKHSRRLICANIGLLLDYCMRFYERQFTTREEVNKDIIVRFERLLDEYFDNETPLREGLPTVKYFADKVFLSANYFGDMIRKQTGQTASEYIQHKLIERAKEALLATDKTTSEIAYGLGFQYPQHLSRMFKRVTGCTPNEFRSQN; this comes from the coding sequence ATGGAAGAGGTCATTAAACTTGATGAGGTAGATAAATACAACAAACTTTTCGGACTTGAAACACGACACCCGTTGGTTAGTGTTGTTGATCTGTCAAAAGCAACGCAATGGCCGGAACATTGCAAAATCAACTACGGCGTATATGCTCTTTACTTGAAAGATACCTACTGTGGAAATATCATGTATGGGCGTCAGAGTTACGACTATCAGGATGGTACGATTGTCAGCTTTGCTCCGGGCCAAATAGTAGAGACAAAGATGATTAAAGATGTCCAACCAAACGCTCATGGCATCCTGTTTCACCCCGACCTGATTCGTGGCACGGCACTCGGTCAGGAGATCAAGAACTATTCTTTCTTTTCCTATGAAACCCGTGAGGCATTACACCTTTCAGAGGAGGAACGGGAGACTGTGATGGATTGCCTGCATAAGATTGAAATAGAACTGAAACACAACATAGACAAGCACAGCCGCCGACTAATTTGTGCCAATATCGGACTACTGCTCGATTATTGTATGCGTTTCTACGAACGACAGTTCACAACGCGCGAAGAAGTGAACAAAGATATCATCGTCCGTTTTGAGCGGTTGCTGGATGAGTATTTCGACAACGAGACTCCGCTACGAGAGGGATTGCCTACCGTTAAATACTTTGCCGACAAAGTATTTCTGTCAGCCAACTATTTCGGAGATATGATTAGAAAACAGACGGGACAGACCGCCTCGGAATATATCCAGCATAAACTGATCGAACGCGCTAAAGAAGCTTTGCTGGCAACAGACAAGACTACAAGTGAAATTGCTTACGGATTGGGATTCCAATATCCGCAGCATCTAAGCCGGATGTTCAAGCGGGTTACAGGTTGCACCCCCAATGAATTCCGCTCACAGAATTAG
- a CDS encoding PspC domain-containing protein translates to MENEKKLTRSSNRMIAGVCAGIAEYFGWDPTLLRIVYVLATFFTAFAGVIIYIILWIVMPYKIPSDGYENRMNNRLH, encoded by the coding sequence ATGGAAAATGAAAAGAAACTGACCCGATCTTCCAATCGAATGATTGCAGGTGTATGTGCCGGAATAGCCGAATATTTTGGATGGGACCCAACTTTATTAAGAATCGTATACGTATTAGCCACATTCTTCACAGCTTTCGCTGGTGTAATCATCTATATTATCTTGTGGATTGTCATGCCTTACAAAATACCTTCAGACGGATATGAAAACCGCATGAACAACAGATTACATTAA
- a CDS encoding DNA polymerase III subunit gamma/tau, whose product MENYIVSARKYRPSTFESVVGQRALTTTLKNAIATQKLAHAYLFCGPRGVGKTTCARIFAKTINCMTPTADGEACNQCESCVAFNEQRSYNIHELDAASNNSVDDIRQLVEQVRIPPQIGKYKVYIIDEVHMLSASAFNAFLKTLEEPPRHAIFILATTEKHKILPTILSRCQIYDFNRISVEDTVNHLSYVASKEGITAEPEALNVIAMKADGGMRDALSIFDQVVSFTGGNITYKSVIDNLNVLDYEYYFRLTDSFLENKVSDALLLFNDVLNKGFDGSHFITGLSSHFRDLLVAKDAVTLPLLEVGASIRQRYQEQAQKCPLPFLYRAMKLCNECDLNYRISKNKRLLVELTLIQVAQLTIEGDDVSGGRSPKKTIKPVFTQPAAAQQPQVTPATSASQTAVHQQTPVRQPQTSVATQAVSSSISSSSNSTTSVPSQSAGIAQGGQGERKIPVMKMSSLGVSIKNPQRDQVAQKETMPQSAKVQQAVEEDFIFNDRDLNFYWQQYAGQLPKEEDSLTKRMQMLHPVLLNNSTTFEVVVDNEIAAKDFRNLIPELQNYLRVQLKNSKVVMTVRVSEPTETVRPVGRVEKFQMMAQKNQALMQLKDEFGLELY is encoded by the coding sequence ATGGAAAACTATATTGTATCAGCCCGTAAATATCGTCCGTCCACCTTTGAATCGGTGGTGGGACAACGGGCGCTGACCACTACGCTGAAAAATGCGATTGCTACTCAGAAACTTGCTCATGCTTATTTGTTCTGCGGACCACGCGGAGTCGGAAAGACTACGTGCGCACGAATCTTTGCCAAAACCATTAACTGCATGACACCTACTGCTGATGGCGAGGCTTGCAATCAGTGTGAGTCTTGTGTGGCTTTTAATGAACAACGGTCGTACAATATCCATGAACTGGATGCTGCTTCCAATAATTCGGTGGACGATATCCGCCAATTGGTGGAGCAGGTGCGTATCCCGCCACAGATCGGTAAATATAAGGTATACATTATCGATGAGGTACATATGCTCTCCGCGTCTGCTTTCAATGCTTTTCTGAAAACGCTGGAAGAGCCTCCCCGTCATGCCATCTTTATTTTGGCTACAACGGAGAAACATAAGATTCTTCCGACCATTCTTTCCCGTTGCCAGATTTATGATTTCAACCGGATTAGCGTGGAAGATACTGTGAATCACCTTTCTTATGTCGCTTCAAAAGAAGGAATTACGGCAGAGCCGGAAGCATTGAATGTGATTGCCATGAAGGCGGACGGTGGTATGCGCGATGCTTTGTCTATTTTCGACCAGGTGGTGAGTTTTACCGGAGGCAACATCACGTACAAGAGTGTAATTGATAATCTGAATGTACTTGATTACGAATATTATTTCCGTCTGACCGATTCTTTTCTTGAAAATAAGGTAAGTGATGCATTGTTGCTTTTCAATGATGTGTTGAACAAAGGTTTTGACGGGAGTCATTTTATAACCGGTTTGTCTTCTCATTTCCGTGATTTGCTGGTAGCTAAAGATGCAGTGACATTGCCTTTGTTGGAGGTCGGAGCGAGCATACGTCAACGCTATCAGGAGCAGGCACAGAAATGTCCGTTGCCTTTTTTGTATCGGGCGATGAAGCTCTGTAATGAGTGTGATTTGAATTATCGTATCAGCAAAAATAAGCGTTTGCTGGTAGAACTGACCTTAATACAGGTTGCGCAGCTTACCATTGAGGGGGATGATGTGAGTGGTGGGCGTAGCCCTAAAAAGACTATAAAACCCGTATTCACCCAACCTGCCGCAGCACAGCAACCGCAGGTGACTCCTGCTACTTCAGCGTCTCAGACTGCTGTTCATCAACAAACGCCTGTTCGTCAGCCGCAGACATCTGTGGCAACGCAAGCGGTATCATCATCTATATCATCTTCTTCGAATTCCACTACTTCCGTTCCGTCTCAAAGTGCGGGAATTGCTCAGGGAGGGCAGGGAGAACGGAAGATTCCTGTCATGAAGATGTCCAGCCTGGGGGTATCTATAAAGAATCCGCAGCGTGATCAGGTTGCTCAGAAAGAAACGATGCCACAGTCTGCTAAAGTACAACAGGCTGTAGAAGAGGATTTTATCTTTAATGACCGTGATTTGAATTTCTATTGGCAGCAGTATGCCGGTCAGTTACCGAAAGAGGAAGATTCTCTTACGAAACGTATGCAGATGCTTCATCCGGTATTGCTCAATAACTCGACGACTTTTGAGGTAGTAGTGGACAATGAGATTGCTGCAAAGGATTTCAGAAATCTGATCCCTGAATTGCAGAATTATCTTCGTGTCCAGTTAAAGAATAGTAAAGTGGTGATGACAGTGCGGGTTAGTGAACCAACAGAAACGGTACGTCCCGTCGGTCGTGTAGAAAAGTTTCAGATGATGGCTCAAAAGAATCAGGCATTAATGCAGTTGAAAGACGAGTTCGGATTGGAATTGTACTAG
- a CDS encoding FtsB family cell division protein, with translation MGKLISIWNFICRRKYLITIVAFAVIIGFLDENSLVRRLGYEREISQLKEEIEKYRTDYEENTKRLNEISTNPDAIEQIAREKYLMKKPNEDIYVFEEE, from the coding sequence ATGGGTAAACTAATCAGTATTTGGAATTTCATATGCAGACGGAAGTATCTTATTACCATTGTCGCATTCGCTGTCATCATAGGTTTTCTGGATGAGAACAGTCTGGTGCGCCGTCTCGGATATGAACGCGAAATCAGTCAGCTAAAAGAAGAAATAGAAAAGTACCGCACGGATTATGAAGAGAATACGAAACGCCTCAACGAAATAAGTACCAATCCAGATGCAATCGAACAGATAGCCCGCGAGAAGTACTTGATGAAGAAACCCAACGAAGATATTTACGTTTTTGAAGAAGAATAG
- a CDS encoding DMT family protein has protein sequence MKGFYTILLLIVSNIFMTFAWYGHLKMRQEYNWFAALPLIGVITFSWAIAFFEYSCQIPANRIGFIGNGGPFSLMQLKVIQEVITLIIFTLFTTVFFKGEALHWNHLAAFMCLIAAVYFVFMK, from the coding sequence ATGAAAGGATTCTATACTATTTTGTTACTGATTGTGTCTAATATATTTATGACCTTTGCTTGGTACGGACATCTGAAAATGAGACAGGAATATAATTGGTTTGCCGCTTTGCCCTTGATAGGAGTAATTACATTCAGTTGGGCAATTGCTTTTTTTGAATATTCATGTCAGATTCCGGCGAATCGTATTGGGTTTATAGGTAATGGTGGCCCTTTCTCATTGATGCAATTGAAAGTGATTCAGGAAGTTATCACTTTAATCATCTTCACATTATTTACTACTGTGTTTTTTAAAGGAGAAGCGTTGCATTGGAATCATTTAGCTGCATTTATGTGTCTGATTGCGGCGGTGTATTTCGTATTTATGAAATGA
- a CDS encoding ATP-binding protein: MTQFTEEEKAIRRIERRFNKGVVQYGLIEEGDRILIGLSGGKDSLALVELLGKRARIYKPRFSVIAVHVVMTNIPYQSDTEYLKAHCEANGVTFVQYETSFDPSTDTRKSPCFLCSWNRRKALFTVAKEHGCNKIALGHHMDDILETLLMNITYQGAFSTMPPRLVMNKFDMTIIRPMCLVHESDLIELAALHHYRKQVKNCPYESKSSRSDMKGILRQLEAMNPEARYSLWGSMANIQEDLLPNKID, encoded by the coding sequence ATGACACAATTTACCGAAGAAGAGAAAGCTATTCGCCGCATTGAACGGCGGTTTAACAAAGGAGTGGTGCAATATGGGCTGATAGAAGAGGGGGATAGAATACTCATCGGACTGTCGGGCGGGAAAGATTCGTTGGCGCTTGTAGAGTTGCTGGGAAAACGCGCACGTATCTACAAGCCTCGCTTTTCTGTCATTGCAGTTCATGTGGTGATGACGAATATTCCTTATCAGAGTGATACGGAATACCTGAAAGCGCATTGCGAAGCGAATGGAGTGACTTTTGTGCAATATGAAACTTCTTTTGATCCTTCTACAGATACCCGTAAATCTCCTTGCTTTCTTTGTTCTTGGAATCGCCGTAAAGCATTGTTTACGGTGGCCAAAGAACATGGCTGCAATAAGATTGCTTTAGGACATCACATGGATGACATTTTGGAAACTTTATTGATGAATATTACTTATCAAGGGGCATTCAGTACAATGCCGCCCCGATTGGTGATGAATAAATTCGATATGACGATTATCCGTCCGATGTGTCTGGTTCACGAATCGGATTTAATAGAATTGGCAGCTTTGCATCATTATCGGAAGCAAGTGAAGAACTGCCCTTATGAATCGAAATCCAGCCGTAGTGATATGAAAGGCATTTTACGGCAATTGGAAGCGATGAACCCGGAAGCGCGTTATAGCCTTTGGGGAAGTATGGCGAATATACAGGAAGATTTATTACCGAATAAAATTGATTGA
- a CDS encoding tetratricopeptide repeat protein — protein sequence MKGKYILFLFCSLFLCEVSAQTLEQARALFTKGEYEKAKPVFKRYVKSQPSNGNYNYWYGVCCLKTGEAEEAVKPLEMAVKKRVASGQLYLGQAYNETYRFEEAVECFEEYIADLKKRKRATEEAEKLLEKSKADLRMLKGVEDVCIIDSFVVDKATFLNAYKISEESGKLFTFNDFFQTGGDHEGTVYETEIGNKIYYSEKGERGSLDILSKNKLQNEWSNGRPLPGSINDAGNANYPYVMADGVTIYYASDGEGLGGYDIFVTRYNTNTDTYLVPENVGMPFNSPYNDYMYVIDEYNNLGWFASDRFQPEGKVCIYVFIPNNSKQTYNYEAMDRKQMIRLAQIHSLKETWKDKQTVAEALQRLEAAISHKPKERRKVDFEFVIDDNTTYYLMTDFKSAKAKQLFLRYRQMEKDYLQQEEKLNNLRQQYSTGNKQGKERMAPAILDLEKRILQMSEELAALEINVRNAEKTK from the coding sequence ATGAAAGGAAAATATATTCTATTTCTATTTTGTAGTCTCTTCTTATGCGAAGTTTCTGCGCAAACATTGGAACAGGCGCGCGCTTTGTTCACGAAAGGCGAATATGAAAAAGCCAAACCTGTCTTTAAAAGGTACGTAAAATCTCAACCGTCCAACGGAAACTACAACTATTGGTATGGCGTGTGCTGCCTGAAAACCGGAGAAGCCGAAGAAGCGGTGAAACCTCTCGAAATGGCAGTCAAGAAGCGTGTAGCTAGCGGACAGCTTTATTTAGGACAGGCTTATAACGAAACATATCGTTTCGAAGAGGCAGTAGAATGTTTTGAAGAGTATATCGCTGATTTGAAGAAGCGTAAAAGAGCAACCGAAGAAGCAGAGAAACTACTGGAAAAGAGCAAAGCTGATCTCCGTATGTTGAAAGGTGTTGAAGATGTTTGTATTATCGACAGTTTCGTTGTAGATAAAGCAACGTTTCTGAATGCTTATAAAATTAGTGAGGAATCGGGAAAACTGTTTACTTTCAACGACTTCTTCCAAACAGGAGGAGATCACGAGGGTACTGTCTACGAAACTGAAATCGGGAATAAAATCTATTACAGCGAGAAGGGTGAAAGAGGTAGTCTGGATATACTTTCCAAAAACAAGTTGCAGAATGAATGGAGCAACGGACGACCACTGCCGGGTAGTATCAATGATGCAGGAAACGCAAACTATCCTTATGTAATGGCAGATGGTGTGACTATTTATTATGCCAGTGACGGTGAAGGATTGGGAGGTTATGATATTTTTGTCACCCGTTACAATACCAATACCGATACTTATTTAGTACCGGAAAACGTGGGTATGCCGTTCAATTCTCCATACAATGATTATATGTACGTCATTGACGAATATAACAATCTAGGTTGGTTCGCTTCCGACCGTTTCCAGCCGGAAGGAAAGGTATGTATCTATGTATTCATTCCCAATAATTCAAAACAGACTTACAACTACGAAGCGATGGATCGGAAGCAGATGATTCGGCTGGCACAAATCCATTCTTTGAAAGAAACCTGGAAAGATAAACAAACGGTTGCAGAAGCCCTGCAACGTCTGGAAGCCGCTATCAGCCATAAGCCCAAAGAACGTCGAAAGGTCGATTTTGAATTTGTCATTGACGATAATACAACTTATTACCTGATGACTGACTTTAAGTCCGCCAAAGCCAAACAGCTTTTCCTACGTTACCGACAAATGGAAAAAGATTATCTGCAACAGGAAGAAAAACTGAACAACTTGCGACAACAGTATTCCACCGGCAATAAACAGGGAAAAGAGAGAATGGCGCCTGCTATCCTCGACCTGGAAAAGCGGATATTGCAGATGTCAGAGGAATTGGCTGCTCTCGAAATAAATGTGCGTAATGCAGAAAAAACAAAATAA
- a CDS encoding NfeD family protein, with protein MDILIIAVLIITAVILFLVELFVIPGISLAGISALGCIIYANYYAFANIGMAGGFITLGISAIACIGSLIWFMRSKMLDKLALKKDIDSKVDRSAEQSVKVGDTGISTTRLAQIGYAEINGNIVEVKSMDGFLDEKTPIIVNRISDGTIMVEKHRK; from the coding sequence ATGGATATACTCATTATCGCCGTTCTCATTATTACCGCAGTTATACTGTTCCTGGTAGAACTGTTCGTTATTCCCGGCATTAGTCTGGCTGGAATCTCAGCACTGGGATGCATTATCTATGCCAACTATTATGCGTTTGCAAATATTGGAATGGCGGGAGGATTTATCACTTTGGGCATATCGGCCATTGCCTGTATCGGTTCACTGATCTGGTTTATGCGCTCAAAGATGCTGGATAAGCTGGCTTTGAAAAAAGACATCGATTCGAAAGTAGACCGCAGCGCAGAACAAAGTGTAAAAGTAGGTGATACAGGTATAAGTACTACCCGCCTCGCACAAATCGGTTATGCGGAAATCAATGGTAACATTGTGGAAGTAAAGTCGATGGACGGTTTTCTGGACGAAAAGACTCCGATTATCGTCAACCGTATCAGTGACGGAACAATTATGGTTGAGAAACACAGAAAATAA
- the floA gene encoding flotillin-like protein FloA (flotillin-like protein involved in membrane lipid rafts), with the protein METSFYLPIFLIAGGIIFLIIFFHYVPFFLWLSAKVSGVHISLIQLFLMRIRNVPPYIIVPGMIEAHKAGLKNITRDELEAHYLAGGHVEKVVHALVSASKANIELPFQMATAIDLAGRDVFEAVQMSVNPKVIDTPPVTAVAKDGIQLIAKARVTVRANIRQLVGGAGEDTILARVGEGIVSSIGSSENHKSVLENPDSISKLVLRKGLDAGTAFEILSIDIADIDIGKNIGAALQIDQANADKNIAQAKAEERRAMAVASEQEMKAKAQEARAKVIEAEAEVPKAMAEAFRSGNLGIMDYYRMKNIEADTSMRETIAKPAAGNAGNQPLSK; encoded by the coding sequence ATGGAAACATCTTTCTATTTGCCTATCTTTCTGATAGCCGGAGGTATTATCTTCCTGATAATATTTTTCCATTATGTGCCGTTCTTCCTGTGGTTGTCGGCCAAAGTATCGGGGGTACACATCTCGCTGATACAATTATTTTTAATGCGCATCCGTAATGTTCCGCCGTATATCATCGTACCGGGCATGATCGAAGCTCACAAGGCCGGTTTGAAAAACATCACCCGTGATGAACTGGAAGCACACTATCTAGCCGGTGGACATGTCGAAAAAGTGGTCCATGCGCTTGTATCCGCATCAAAAGCGAATATTGAGCTGCCCTTTCAGATGGCTACCGCTATTGACTTGGCAGGACGTGACGTATTTGAAGCCGTACAGATGTCCGTTAACCCGAAAGTGATTGATACTCCTCCGGTAACGGCTGTCGCAAAAGACGGTATCCAGTTGATTGCCAAAGCTCGTGTTACGGTACGTGCCAACATTCGTCAATTGGTGGGCGGTGCCGGAGAAGATACAATTCTCGCCCGTGTAGGTGAAGGTATCGTTTCATCTATCGGTTCTTCCGAGAATCATAAATCGGTACTCGAAAATCCGGATTCTATCTCCAAGCTTGTACTCCGTAAGGGACTGGACGCCGGAACTGCTTTCGAAATTCTATCTATTGATATCGCGGATATCGATATAGGCAAGAATATCGGTGCCGCTTTACAAATTGACCAGGCTAATGCAGATAAGAATATCGCTCAGGCAAAAGCAGAAGAACGCCGTGCTATGGCTGTAGCTTCCGAACAGGAAATGAAAGCGAAAGCACAAGAGGCACGCGCGAAGGTAATCGAAGCGGAAGCGGAAGTTCCGAAAGCAATGGCAGAAGCTTTCCGTAGCGGAAATTTGGGTATCATGGATTATTACCGGATGAAGAATATCGAAGCTGACACCTCCATGCGTGAAACGATTGCCAAACCGGCAGCAGGCAATGCAGGGAATCAGCCTTTGAGCAAATAA
- a CDS encoding nucleoside phosphorylase — MKKYFPSSELIINEDGSVFHLHVKPEWLADKVILVGDPGRVALVASHFENKECEVESREFKTVTGTYKGKRITVVSTGIGCDNIDIVMNELDALANIDFNTREEKDEFRQLELVRIGTCGGLQPNTPVGTFVCSQKSIGFDGLLNFYAGRNEVCDLPFERAFLNHMGWTGNMCAPAPYVIDASEELIERIAQDDMVRGVTIAAGGFFGPQGRELRVPLADPKQNDKIEAFEYKGFKITNFEMESSALAGLSRLMGHKAMTVCMVIANRLIKEANTGYKNTIDTLIRTVLDRI, encoded by the coding sequence ATGAAAAAGTACTTTCCATCCTCTGAATTAATTATCAATGAAGACGGTTCGGTATTCCACCTTCACGTAAAACCTGAATGGTTGGCAGATAAAGTAATCTTGGTAGGCGATCCGGGACGTGTAGCACTCGTAGCTTCTCACTTTGAAAATAAAGAATGCGAAGTGGAAAGCCGCGAGTTTAAGACGGTTACAGGTACGTATAAAGGAAAACGAATCACCGTAGTTTCCACCGGAATAGGTTGTGACAACATCGATATTGTCATGAATGAGTTGGATGCACTGGCTAATATTGATTTCAATACACGAGAAGAAAAGGATGAGTTCCGTCAATTGGAATTAGTACGCATCGGTACATGCGGCGGTTTGCAACCCAATACCCCGGTAGGTACATTCGTTTGTTCACAGAAGTCTATCGGCTTCGACGGTTTATTGAACTTCTACGCCGGACGCAATGAGGTATGTGATCTGCCTTTCGAGCGTGCTTTTCTCAATCATATGGGATGGACGGGAAATATGTGCGCCCCTGCTCCTTATGTAATTGATGCAAGCGAGGAACTGATTGAACGGATTGCCCAAGACGATATGGTACGTGGCGTTACAATTGCCGCCGGAGGGTTCTTCGGTCCACAAGGACGTGAGCTACGTGTTCCTTTGGCAGATCCGAAACAAAACGACAAAATCGAGGCATTTGAGTATAAAGGATTCAAGATTACCAATTTCGAAATGGAGAGTTCGGCTTTGGCAGGTCTCAGTCGACTGATGGGACATAAAGCAATGACTGTCTGTATGGTGATTGCCAATCGACTGATTAAGGAAGCCAACACCGGATATAAAAATACCATTGATACGTTGATTAGGACTGTTCTTGACAGAATATAA